The DNA window TTGTTGTCATAAAGCCTTGGGAAATCTTAGCATGTCATATGTGTGAGGCTGATATGGGGAAAAAAACCATGGAGTGTTTCATCCAGACTAAGTATATAGCTCTTTTATGTGCAGAATAGATATCGCAAAAGGAATGttctctgctttaaaaaataaataaataaataaaaatggatcaCAGAAAAGGGAAGTGTGATCAATGTGACCCTGAAAAGGTAAAATCTCTGGTACTGGGTAGTTGGTAATAATCATCAAATCCTCCTCCTATATGGAAACCTATCCAAAGAATACATATGATCTCTGAAAACAAAGGATGCATATATGCTAGGCTGTATAAACTATGATTTTTCCTATTCACACTTACATATCTATGAAACACTTTTTTAGTTAGGCATATAAAAGATTGACAAAATCAATTGGGaacaaaaagaaaggtaaaagtgTCATACTATGAAAGTATAaaccatttataattttttattcaaCAGAAAATAGCCACAGGTAACTGAAATCATTCCCCAAAAGATAGTGATTTGGTCTGTACATTGTACACTGGTATGTGCTACTGGAACCAAGATAAAGAGCCTAGCTAGATACCAAAAACTTTCTCCATCTGAGCAGCCAATAGAAGCCAAAACTACAAATGAGTATTGTCATTTACTTTAGTATAATCCATTTCCAACTTCTCTGTTCCATAGTATTATTGAAAGcaacctcttttttttctcatttttttattaaaaatttccatctcctcccctcctcatccccattccctcccctcccttccacacatatccccactccacccctctccaagacaaagagccatcagggttcccttcactatgttaagtccaaggtcctcccagctcccccttagtccaggaaggtgagcaaccaaactgacaaggctcacagtgagcccgtccatgctgtagagttcatgctcatcgccgttgtccttggtttctcagtcctcctccaccgtcagccacattcagagagtccggtttggtcccctgttccatcagtcccattccaactggacttggtggtctcccattagatctgtcccaccttctcaatgggtgaatgcactcctcacggtcctgacttctttgctcatgatctcccttcctttgctcctcatcaggaccttgggagctcagtcctgtgctcctatgtggggctctgtcattttctccatccaattccaggtgaaggttctatgattgccagacaaaaaatgggaacataggggtggggtggaatggggggaggggggatggggcgagaaaagtgtgaagtggaggatgggaagagcttgggggaataggatggttgggatataggaagggtggatatgggaacaaggaattatatatcttacttaagggagccattctagggttgacagagacttgactctagaggggttcccaggtgtccaggaagacgcccccagctaggtccttgggcagctgaggagagggtgccagaaatgtccagatcctattgccatactcatgaatatcttgcatatcaccattttttaaagagaagcagAATGAGAATTCCCCCAGAAAACAAATGTCTTAAGTGTTGGGAGAGAGGGGAATTTTTTTATGATGTAATGGAAGCATCAGAAAATAGGACCTTCTTCTAAGTGACTAATGGCTGAGTCCTTACAAGTTAGACTTTTCACTCCTAATTCCTTTCAGAACTCTGGAACTTTCATAGTAACTCAAGAATAACCTCACCTGTTTGCAATATCTTCTCCCAATGTCTCAATATCTGATGTCCATGGTCACTCTCCTCTTATCTTTACCCACCTTCAGGCACTTACTGGTGTTGTCCCTAACATTGTTGGGAATCTGGGATGCTTCTGCAAACTCCCCAGGACTTGTGTGCTCTTTATGCAATCAGTTCAGCCTTTTCTAACTAACCATAATGAATAGCAAGAGCAGGCAGCATCTTCCACTGAGTGAAATGTCACATCACATCATTGGGGGTAGACGAATATAGAAGAAAAGCATTCCTTATCAACATAAAAAAGAGTTCTGAATAGATTGAATACATACATAGAAGAGTGGCACTTGCTTACACTTTAATATAAATCTTCAATAAAACCTTGTGAAGATAGCCTTACTCTTTGTCAGTAACACATTTGTACTTAGTCCCATGAGAAGTATGATTCTGACTTTCATAAGCAGTTCATTATAGCTACGAGCTGGCTAATGGCAGACTGTGACTGGTACCTCTGGAGCAGCTACAGGGTAATCAAGTGTTTATCCATAACAAGAGTTTGGGGCACTGATGTGCTGGCACAGATTTGAACTAAGGAAGATTTTCTGTGCTAAAAGTTTATGACTTATATAGTAGCTATAGTTGTAGAGTCTTATGCCTGTAGAGTTTAGCTTCCTTacaatatgtattatatgtagAGAGCATCTAGCATGTTGTGTATTTATCATCATGTGTATAGCATGATGATAAAAATGGAGataaatgctgaaaaaaattGAGCGTGTACTCCTCAAGTCTATCTGAACTAGAGAAATGCTAGGAAATGAATTacataaaagatgaaaaagcCTGGATGCCAAACGTGTTGCTAGAATTGGATGAAAGTTCCACCAGTGGAAGAAACCTGAATAATCCTTAAGGTTTACTTTAAACAATCAAATGTCTTccccaaagaattttttttattaaaaatttctgcctcctccctgcctcccatttaccttccccttcccccttcactccctctccttctcctgcccgaagagcagtaagggttccctgccccgtgagaagtccaagttcctaccccctccatccaggtctaggaaggtgagcatccaaacaggctacccccccccaaagccagtatgtgtagtaggatcaaattccagtgtcattgtccttggcttctcagcagccctcattgtccgccatgttcagggagtccggttttatcccgtgctttttcagtcccagtccagctggccttggtgagctccgattagatcagccccaccatctcggtgggtgggtgcactgctcgcggtcctgacttcctcgctcatgttctccttccttctgctcctcatttgaaccttgggagctcagtccggtgctccaatgtgtggctgtgtctctatctccatccatcaccagatgatagcctttgctggagaggttgtggagtaaggggtacactcatccattgctggtgggaatgcgaacttgtgcaaccactttggaaagcagtgtggcagtttctcaggaaattcgggatcaacctaccccaggacccagaaattccactattgggaatctacccaagagatgcccaatcatactacaaaagcatttgttcgactgtgttcatagcagcattatttgtaatagccagagcctggaaacaacctcgatgcccttcagtggaagaatggatgaagaaactatggaatatgtacatattagaatactactcaacgataaaaaacaatgacatcttgaattttgcatgcaaatggatggaaatagaaaatactattctgagtgaggtaacccagacccaaaaagatgaatatgggatgtacccactcatagtcagtttctagccataaataaaggacatcgagcctataatttgtgatcctagagaagataaataagaaggtgaacccaaagaaaaacagatagttatcctcctggatattggaagtagtcgaGATTGCagtgcaaaaattgggaacttgggggcagggtgggatggggacaaggggagatgaggagagaaaagtgtgaaggggaggatggggagagcttggtggaatgggatggttgggatataggaagggtggatatgggagcagggaagcatatatcctaattaaaggagccattttagggttggcaagagacttgactctagaggggttcccaggtatccagggagatgccccaagctagttccttgggcagctgaggagagggagctggaaaaggccagatcctattgccattctgatgactatcttgcataCCACTATAGAACCCAaagaatttttgtgttgttttctttttcaaatattggATTCTGAAAAGACAGGCAATATAAATAACTACACTAACATTGGAGGATTCTGTATTCTTTATCCAAAGAAAGCAAATCCGGAGAAAGAGAAGGATTGATTCATAAGTACAAAAGGGCTCAAAGTGGGAAAACACAAAGTTATAATGATTGTGACATTCTTCAGCCACCAATTTTGACCAGCCATAAGAGCATTGCAAACATGTGAGATGGTAGATAAGGTATAAATAGCCAGAAAGATGAACACTCGGACAAGGATGTTCTGGGTAGCTCTGGACTCTGGGGAGTTACTGTAGAAAGCACAAGTGCTGCGAATATGTTGAACTTGCTGTTTGTGCCTATACAAAATGATAATCATTGAGCTGCTGGACCAGGTGATGAGGAGAGAAAATAGAAGTTCAGGAAAGACAGATAAAGCAATGTATAAGGAGACTGTGATTTTGTCATGACCTGCAACAGTATAAGGTTCAAAATCTGTCTCTTTTGTTATGTTTCTCCTTCTTAATTTTATGGTCATGTACAAAGGGAAAAGAACATTTACCATGATGTACAAGAcccagcagagagaaatgtacaGACCAATGTCCTTGAGATATTTTGCTCTAAGATTCTTCCAACAGGAGTGTCTAGGGCTGATGATGATGGCCTGGAAGACACTCAAGAGACAGATGGTGGCAATGGACATGCTCCTAAAAACTctttgaaaatacataaaaagttgATAGCTCCAATCATTGAATAAATGTTTAAACCCAAAAATTGTCATTGTGTGACCCATTCCTTTAGAGAGAATAATCAAGACATTAACCATAATCAAATGCATAAGAATTAAATCCAAgggctttattttatgtttctggtAATAAATAACTAGGTagtaggaaagaagagaggaatttCCCAGAATTCCAACTGTATTTTCTATCAAGAATATTATTCCTACTCCCAAATTCCTGAAATCCATTTTGTCACTGAGCAAAATTTATTTCACTTCTCAGAGgacaaatttgaattttaatagaTAAGATGGTCCTATAAACCTGATGGCACAAAGACACAAGAATCACATTAACAGAAAAGTTAAAACCTGAGGGAGCAGCACAAATAGATCCTTTCCACACAACCTCTCACATTTATTTTAGCACCAATAGCAATCGTCAGTAAGAAATGCTGGAATCTtcaaatgcatatatttatgGAATAAATTCTCATTATATTTCTCACAAAAGGCAGAACTAAGACAAACTTATCCTGGTAGAAGAAATGGCCAATGAgttcaaaataaaagaatgttcaATTATATAAGCTCACCAACATTGGACAAAATGTCTCCTCTCAACATCTTCTCCAAGGAAAAAATCCACTGTGAATGCCTTTCTAATGTCAAaacatgaataatgaaaatattacaacaggaaagagaatgcttttctattctttgacaattattttattatgtggcaATAACAACTAGGCAAAATGATAGACTAGATAATGTTACATTAAGAGTTAACTCCTGAAATTCCACCAACCACAAATAACCATGTAAGAGTGGTAGTACGGATTTAAGattaggagagaagagaagagacacaTTATGCATAAATAAAAGTTATCTAACACAATGGAGAGAAAACTGGTAAATTATTCCAACAGAAATTGGTTAGAATAAGGCAATAGTCTATAAATAATACATATGGGAAGGATGTCCAGTGTTCCTACCTGATCTATTATCTAATGCATCACTCAGCAGTAGAAATGTGAAGCACAAGTCATAAGAAAAGGTAACTCTTGACAAACATATGAATGaaacaagaaacctggcaatGATGTTCATGGTACTACACACAGTTTCccaaatgagaggctgtgaataGGTAGAATAGATGTACAACTTCATGTAGAAAACTCagcttttatggaaaaaaaatagaCCTTCATAGATAATTCTCAGAATTCACATGCAATAAATGATttgaaagcaaataaatacaaacCTGTACTTTAGCAGTGCAGTGATTGACTAATGTTTATACAGTGCTGTCCTATGCAGCAGGTAAATGAAATCCAGGAGTGTACTCACAAAACTCAAATGCATTGAAATTCACTTCAAAAATATAAGACATCTTGTTCTAACAGTTAAATTATAAAAAGATCAATGCATGGAAGTGATGTTCTGGACTTTCAAAACTTAGCAGAGACATAATACCTCTAATAATTTCAACACTTGCTGATAACTCAATATAACTCTAGTATTGATGTGATGACATAAATCCAAAGGACGATAGTTAATGAAATATTCTTTctattgtgtgaatgtgtgttcagACATGATCCTCTTCAGTAATGCAGACTAGCCTGGAATATACAGCAACCCTCATGCCTCAGTCCAGGGATTTCTGGGAATGATAACAAGCCAATGTTCAGTTTCTTGATCTATGTGTGTCATATACACATCAttttcatttatcatctgtgaagatatgaacacatacataaactAAAGGATATATGTGTTTTAACACAAGAGATGCCATCATCTTGAGGACAAtttgaagaaaatgtaaaacagtGCAATGGACCCTGTGTTTGAGAACTACAAACCCCagtaattgaaaagaaagaaaggataatgcaaagaagaaagaagacatccAAGATTTCATCTTCACAAGACCAGGCATGCTCAAGGGGGATAGTTAAGTTGTACAGTTCTTGTCTTACAAAAATGAGGACACTAGTTCAATCTCCACATTTCATATGGAAATCTGGATGTGGGAGCCCACAGTTATAACTCAATCAGTAGGAAAAAGACAGGACCAGTTGGATCTCTGGGTCAGGCTGGCAAGAAATTATAATATTCCCTGAGAATATCACATGAGTGAGAGGCCCTGTCacaaaaggaagaagataaaacaTCTGAGAAACCACAACTGAAGATTTTCTCCGACCCTACAATCTCACATAAATTTATACTAAACTGAGTACATAAGAGCTCCATCACATAGACAAAGTGACGGAGGAACAGAGCAAGACATTAAGTCATATATAatttccatttaatttatttactaatgTCTTTTTCAAGTCAAACTATTAGAAATAAGTAAAGATATATTAACAActtctaaataaaaacatatacacagaatttataaaatatgaaatcttATGAAGTGTATAAATAGAAGGCCAAAGGGGAATTATAAAATAGACTATGGATGTAACCTAAATTTAAGCTATTTCCTGATGTGCATAAGGCTCTAACTTCTGGAAATTTCAGCAATGACAATGGGAAAACCCATCCTGAGTTTACAATGACCTCAGAAAATAATGCAACAAGAGGAGCTGACATAAGCTGTATGTTTGCTAGACCAGAATTTTTCAACACTCACACTGACATTACCACCTTCACTTTAACACAGTGTTTTCAAGTTCAAGAGGAAAAACAGTGACTATTAGCAAGACAAAGGTCCTGCCCAGTCACAGCTGTGGTGCTACCTAAAACATTTTCCCAAGGCAGGGCCATATCCTGACTTCTTTCTAGggttaaataattttttgagatccatttctaagatttatttataattacagAGTCATTTTCCAAATTTGTGACTGTCATGCTGCAAAATCAATTCTGAGATTCAGGTGTACATTGAATGAAA is part of the Arvicola amphibius chromosome 8, mArvAmp1.2, whole genome shotgun sequence genome and encodes:
- the LOC119821735 gene encoding vomeronasal type-1 receptor 2-like, producing MDFRNLGVGIIFLIENTVGILGNSSLLSYYLVIYYQKHKIKPLDLILMHLIMVNVLIILSKGMGHTMTIFGFKHLFNDWSYQLFMYFQRVFRSMSIATICLLSVFQAIIISPRHSCWKNLRAKYLKDIGLYISLCWVLYIMVNVLFPLYMTIKLRRRNITKETDFEPYTVAGHDKITVSLYIALSVFPELLFSLLITWSSSSMIIILYRHKQQVQHIRSTCAFYSNSPESRATQNILVRVFIFLAIYTLSTISHVCNALMAGQNWWLKNVTIIITLCFPTLSPFVLMNQSFSFSGFAFFG